One Candidatus Acididesulfobacter guangdongensis genomic window carries:
- a CDS encoding sulfite exporter TauE/SafE family protein: MIFFSHLIFYFIAFAWALFTGLIFSTIGAAGGIFASFGFITILHVKDANSVKVMSQILTIVTPLIAVPLFIRQKRISLILGAIIASGGIVGAILGSWFSKHYLYELKSFKYFFGYLTLFISILLIYKIISKKRKQKLNPLSDKNLKLEDNAIKTLEVNFRNVKIRYFNKEYNFNPIFAFIAGMVVAIISSVFGVGGGFLLVPFMSGILNLPMMIVAGTSVFSILISSLTSVTNYLSMGVHVLPFLLLISIAGIIAGSFLGPIVSKSKYVKEEYLSYTLIAVLIFIGIFYIFK; the protein is encoded by the coding sequence GCAGCCGGCGGAATATTTGCCAGTTTCGGTTTCATTACTATACTGCATGTAAAAGATGCAAATTCCGTTAAGGTCATGAGTCAGATCTTAACAATAGTAACCCCGTTAATTGCCGTTCCTTTGTTTATCAGACAAAAAAGAATTTCGTTAATTCTAGGCGCAATAATAGCTTCCGGAGGAATAGTCGGAGCTATTTTAGGTTCATGGTTTTCAAAACATTATTTATATGAGCTTAAATCGTTTAAATATTTTTTTGGCTATCTCACTCTTTTCATCAGTATTCTGCTTATATATAAAATTATTTCAAAAAAAAGAAAACAAAAACTTAATCCTTTATCAGACAAAAATTTAAAATTAGAAGATAATGCTATAAAAACTCTTGAAGTAAATTTCAGAAACGTAAAAATAAGATATTTTAATAAGGAATATAATTTTAATCCGATTTTTGCATTTATAGCAGGTATGGTTGTTGCTATAATTTCGTCTGTATTTGGAGTAGGAGGAGGTTTTTTGCTGGTTCCTTTTATGTCTGGGATATTGAATCTTCCGATGATGATAGTTGCGGGAACGAGCGTTTTTTCTATACTTATTTCATCTTTAACAAGCGTTACAAATTATCTTTCGATGGGCGTTCATGTTTTGCCTTTTTTATTATTAATTTCAATAGCAGGTATAATTGCGGGTTCTTTTTTAGGCCCTATAGTATCAAAATCAAAGTATGTTAAAGAAGAATATCTTAGCTATACGCTGATTGCCGTACTAATATTTATTGGTATTTTTTATATATTTAAATAA
- a CDS encoding thiol peroxidase: MSETVSLKGNATSLVGPALNVGDKAPKVIVVAKDLKEKELGGENAKVQLIITVPSLDTPVCEMETKKFNEMLSKFENIDVNIVSMDLPFAQNKFCESFSIKNITVASDFRYKDMEKYGVIIGEGALKGLTARAVFIVNKEGKIIYKQLVPEITQEPNYEDVLKALK, from the coding sequence ATGTCAGAAACAGTTTCTTTAAAAGGCAATGCTACATCGCTGGTGGGACCTGCATTAAATGTTGGAGATAAAGCTCCTAAAGTTATTGTTGTAGCTAAAGATTTAAAAGAAAAGGAATTGGGCGGCGAAAATGCAAAAGTTCAATTAATAATTACCGTACCTTCGCTTGATACTCCCGTATGCGAAATGGAAACAAAGAAATTCAACGAAATGCTGTCTAAGTTTGAAAATATTGATGTAAATATAGTTTCTATGGATTTGCCTTTTGCTCAAAATAAATTCTGTGAAAGTTTTAGTATAAAAAACATTACCGTAGCTTCTGATTTTAGATATAAAGATATGGAAAAATACGGTGTTATTATAGGTGAAGGCGCTTTGAAAGGATTAACCGCAAGAGCGGTTTTTATAGTGAATAAGGAAGGCAAAATTATTTATAAACAATTAGTTCCGGAAATAACGCAAGAACCCAATTACGAAGATGTACTCAAGGCGTTAAAATGA